The Helianthus annuus cultivar XRQ/B chromosome 16, HanXRQr2.0-SUNRISE, whole genome shotgun sequence genome includes a window with the following:
- the LOC110916475 gene encoding BRI1 kinase inhibitor 1, which translates to MEVENIRDKVSKEQNYMKKQEPTPQETTNNISQPPPTTTTSPTHEFSFTISLNPPKSTQDSRNNNNHHCLTPPPEPLTAVDLSPADDIFFHGHLLPLHLLSTLPISPRSSTNSIDSFTLPMKEIVKDQQHNPTGNTSFHHRNTFSDLNLPTNNIIQTKPKSKSFSIFKPMLKKGSLDEGGVNNNNNNNNSNKKLKLEVVQLIKKYMNMLKPFMLFSKTKRANNIEYNRKPHSFSSNFLSSSSSLPVGVSRGGMRRGKFSAPASIRTSPANSGILRASGTLSPAKSTASDSTMEELQAAIQAAIAHCKNSIAIEDKV; encoded by the coding sequence ATGGAAGTTGAAAACATAAGAGATAAAGTATCAAAGGAGCAAAACTACATGAAGAAACAAGAACCAACACCACAAGAAACTACCAATAACATATCTCAACCACCACCAACAACCACCACATCTCCAACCCATGAGTTCTCATTCACTATTTCTCTCAACCCACCAAAATCCACACAAGACAGtcgtaacaacaacaaccatcatTGCTTGACACCACCACCGGAACCATTGACTGCCGTTGACCTATCACCGGCCGATGACATATTCTTCCACGGCCACCTCCTCCCTCTCCACCTCCTCTCTACTCTTCCAATCTCTCCTCGTTCTTCAACAAACTCAATTGACAGTTTTACCCTCCCCATGAAAGAGATAGTAAAAGACCAACAACATAACCCTACCGGAAACACTAGTTTCCACCACCGGAACACCTTCTCCGATCTCAACTTACCCACCAACAATATCATTCAAACAAAACCAAAGTCtaaatctttttcaatctttAAACCCATGTTAAAAAAAGGATCACTTGATGAAGGAGGagtgaacaacaacaacaacaacaacaactctaACAAGAAACTCAAACTAGAAGTGGTTCAACTCATAAAAAAGTATATGAATATGTTGAAGCCATTCATGTTATTTTCGAAGACGAAGAGGGCGAATAATATCGAATATAACCGGAAGCCACATTCGTTTTCAAGCAACTTTCTGAGCTCTAGTAGTAGTCTGCCGGTGGGGGTGAGTAGAGGTGGTATGAGAAGAGGGAAGTTTTCAGCTCCGGCGTCCATAAGAACTTCTCCGGCGAACAGTGGGATACTTAGGGCTTCAGGAACTCTAAGCCCTGCCAAAAGCACAGCCAGTGATAGCACCATGGAAGAGTTACAAGCTGCCATACAAGCTGCTATTGCTCATTGTAAGAATTCCATAGCCATTGAAGATAAAGTTTAA